GAAGAAGCTGCCCAGTATGGACGCATCGATAGTTTGCAACCGCCGTATTCCCTGTTTTGGCGTTGGGTGGAAAAGGATGCCATGCCTTACTGCGTTGAAAACAAGATTTCAATTCTTGCGTATTCGTCTCTAGCTCAAGGATTATTAACTGGAAAATTCGGTTCCGATCATCAATTCGATCCAGCGGATAATCGTGCGAAAAATAAGCTTTTTCAAGGGGAGAACTACGAACGCGCCCAGCAAGCTTTGGATAAACTGCGTCCGATTGCCGAACGCCATCAGTGTAGCCTTGCTCAACTGGCATTGGCGTGGTTAATTGCCCAACCACAAACGAATGCGATCGCGGGTGCGAGAAATACCCAACAAGTCATAGACAACGCTAAGGCGGGTGATATTAAACTATCCACTGATGAATTGCAGGAAATTGATGCAATTGGGCGGATTGTCACCGATCGTCTAGACGATAGCCCCATCATGTGGAATTGGTGATCGGAACGCAGAGAATTTTTCGCATCAGAATTTTAGGGAGTCAGCCGTGAAAGCGCTGTATCGGTACGAGTTAACAGTAGCGATCGCGGCAGCTTTCTCCTATTTTCTCTTATTTAATTAGCAGATTGAAACATATAAAATTGCTTGTGGCGAACCATTAGCTGATTCTTACAGCAATAATTCGTAACTGCTGGCGCGAATCGTGTATCTCTATTGAGGAGATAGCGTTTCTAGTTAAATTATGGCAAGTTACCGCTCTGCGTTTTGGGTCAATAGTTTCTCTTTCCTAGCAGTTATTGCTTTGATTGTCTATACCAAATTTTTTGGTGCATCAGCAGGAATATTATTCGAGCCGCCACTTGCCCCACCAGATCCGAATGCGGGTTTGTTAACTCATACGTTCCAATTATTATGTGCTGTACCGCCCATTGTTTGCACTTTTAGTTTTGTACTGCTAAGAACGATTCAACCACAACAAACCCGAAATTTATTTATTTTGTATTCGGCAATCATAACCGGAGGTTTCCTCGTTAATGAAATTTTTCGGATTCACATTATTCTTTTAAGAGCAGGAATTCCCAAGTTGATAACCATCGTCGTATATGCCATAGCGACCTTGGGATACGGATTAGCTTTCAGGCGGAAAATACAATCAACACCATACATTCTGCTACTAAGTGGTATCGGTTTATTATTTAGCGCGATCGCTGTAGACTCGCTAAAGTTAAGCGGCGATGCAGTTCCCGCCTTGCTAGAGGGTGTCCCAAAGTTGTTCAGCGAAATTAATATTGCACTTTATTTTTGGTTAGTCTGCTACACAGAAATATTGCGATCGCGCAATTCTTAACCTTGCGTCACCTCAACATAAATATGCTCTAAGCGTACAGGTTGCCGCGCAATCGAATCGAGAGGAATTCCATCAAAACAGGAGATAATTTCCTTTAGTTCTAGATGTTCTGGTAGCCAAAAAGCTAAGTCATTCCCATAACGCCGAGGAGTGAAATTATATTTTTCCGCGCGAGCGATCGCTTGCTCCTCCTCCGGCGTCTCCACCACCACAACTTCTACTGCTGGCACTAATTTTCGCAGTTCTGTTAAACTTCCCTCCGCCAAAATACTACCCCCTTTGAGAATCCCGATTTTTTGACAAAGGCGTTCGGCTTCATCTAATAAATGAGTCGTGAGCAGAATTGTAATCCCCTGATTTTTCAGATTCCGAATTAACTCCCAAATTTCGTAACGCGCTTCAATATCCAATCCAGTCGTGGGTTCATCCAGAACGATCAACTTAGGCTGATGTACCAAAGCAACCGCAATGTTTAACCGCCGCTGCATTCCACCACTCAACGTTTCCACCGGACTTTTTGCTCTATCTAATAAATTAACAGCCGCTAAACTTGCTTCTACCTGTTGACGCCGCTGCTGATTTGTTAAGCCATAAATCCGAGCAAAGAAATGGAGATTTTCCTCACAACTTAGGGTTTTGTAAAGTAAATTTTCTTGCGGTGCAACCCCTATCAGATTTTTTGTTGCGTTTGAGACAGGTTGGTTGTTAATCTTAATTTCTCCACTATCCGCCCGTAATAAATTACAAATTATATTAATCGTTGTGGTTTTTCCCGCTCCATTGGGTCCCAGTAAACCGTAAATTTCTCCAGGGGGGATATGCAGCGTTAATTCCTGTAAAACAGCTCGTGTTCCGTAAGATTTATTTAGCTTCTCAATTCGTAGCACAATATTCCCTAATTGATTACAAGCTGAACGATATTCTTTAAACACGGAATGTAGCAAAAAACTCGTCAAATACGCTAAGAATAAAATTAAACTTTGCTGGCTTTTGCGTAAAGCCTAGCGTAACCCCACGTTAAAAACTATGTATACATCCCTATTTTTAAACAATCACAGTCTCCTTTCAAGACTCAACATCCGCTGGTAGGACAGCCATCCTCCTACAACCATTAAAATTGCAAACACGCATAAAAACCAAAAGTGAGATGCAATTTCTCCCAGTCCACTGCCATCAGCAGATACGCCGATTAGGGCTTCATTCATGTGATAAATTGGATTGAACCTAGCAATTTTTAGCAGTGTCTTTGAAAACAGCGAAGTCGGTAAAAAGGCACCTCCTAAAATTAATAAAGGCACCCCAAATGCTGCCACCAAAGCATTGACATCCTCTGTGCGACGAGCAAACTGCGTACCGAGAATAAACCCAACACCAACATAAGAAATAATACTCAAAAAAATAATCAGGATTCCTAGCACAATAGAACCCTGAAACTGAGCATTCCAAAAGGCAGCAATCGTGTAAACTAAAATGGCTTGACCGACACCAATGCAGCTGTGAGCTAGGAAAATTCCTAAGAAATAAGACGTTCCGCTGAGCGGTGAGATAAAAAGACGTTTGAGGGTTTGCTGTTCTCGCTCTGCAACCACAGTTGCTACACTACCACCCAAGCAACTAAAAAATAGTGCAGCACCCACCAGTGTTGAGGGAGCAGCCTTTTCAAAAGCCTCAGCCATAGACAACTTGGCATTTTCTGCCAGAATAACCCCATTAATCAGCAAAACAGAGACTGGAAAAATACACCAAAAAATCAGGCTGCGTCGCCGTCGTAATAATTCAATCAAAATTCGCTGGCAAACTGCCAGCGTTTCACGCCCGTATTTCATGGTGAGAAGTTACCCCAATACCAGATAAGTCAATTATTAAGGTACGCTTTTTCGCAACCTATCTCTAGACGCACAACTACTTAATATGTTCGGATCGCTGTTGCTAGGATATTAAAACACTCTCCCTTTCCCAAGCCTCTGCCCACAGTTTTTCAACAACAGACGCTAGACTTGCCGCGACTTCAAATCGATGATGAGTGTTGTAGTGGTAGGGGCTAGGTTGGCTAGCTTAGCTTGTGCCGATGCTGCTTTGACAACTTTTTTAGGTAGAGAAATAAAACTACTGTGCGATCGCTCAACGAGCTACAAGCATAAGTTGACCAGAGAGAATTACAAGCATAAAGTGACCATTTTGGACAACTTATGCTTGTAGTGACATGACAAATAATTTGTTAATGTACAACATACATGGGCGATACTGGATTTGAACCAGTGACCCCTTCCGTGTGAAGGAAGTGCGCTACCACTGTGCTAATCGCCCTTAGGTTTTTAAGTTTATCACAGGCATTCACAGCCAACAACCCTTCTAGAGAAAGGAAGCAGTTATTTGAATCAGCGATCGCGGTCAATCATGTTAAGATTGCCCCACCCATTAAGCGCTGGTAACGATAATCTAACTCAGCTTTTAATAAGGGCGATCGCTCTAAGTTGGCATCTTGTGCCATCACTTTCTCGGCGGCATCCCGCGCGATATTCAATACTTCCTGATCTTCCACCAAACTCGCCAAGGCAAAATCTGGTACCCCAGACTGGCGAGTTCCCAGCACTTGACCGGGACCGCGCAGCCGCATATCCATCTCCGCAATAAAAAAGCCGTCTTGGGATTGTTCTAATACATTGAGCCGGTAACGAGCATCTGCGGTTTTGGTGCTGCTCATTAGAAGGCAGAAAGATTGAGCAGCACCGCGACCAACGCGCCCCCGCAACTGGTGTAACTGCGATAAGCCAAAGCGTTCGGCATTCTCAATCATCATCACCGTTGCATTCGGCACATCCACGCCCACTTCAATCACCGTAGTGGAAACAATGATTTGAGTCTGGTTATCGCGGAATCGGGTAATTGCCTCATCTTTTTCCGCTGAAGTCATACGTCCGTGCAGCAATCCTACTTGGAACTGAGGGAAAATACTTTCTGAGAGGCGCTGATGCTCCTCAACTGCCGAACGCACATCCAATTTTTCCGATTCTTCAATCAGGGGCAAGACGATATAAGCTTGACGCCCTTGAGCAACTTCGCGGCAGATTAGATCGTAGGCATTGGTGCGTTCTTTGCCCGTGAATACGGTCGTATGAATTGCTTGCCGACCCGGTGGCATCTCATCAATCTGGCTCACATCCAAATCCCCATGAACTGTCAGCGCCAAGGTGCGGGGAATTGGCGTGGCGGTCATGGTTAATACATGGGGTTGTTCGCCTTTTTGCTGCAACAACGCCCGTTGTTCGACTCCAAAGCGGTGCTGTTCGTCAATCACTACTAACCCCAGCTTATGAAAATTGACTTTCTCTTGAATCAGAGCATGAGTCCCTACTAATAGAGGCAGTTCGCCGGTTTCTAGATGGGCATGAATTTGGCGGCGTTTGCCAGTTTTGGTGGAACCTGTCAGCAGTTCTACGGGCAAGTACAGAAGATTAAACCAACTGACTAACTTGCGATAGTGCTGTTCTGCCAAAACTTCAGTGGGAGCCATCAGCGCCGCTTGGTAGCCGGATTGAATCGCGGCGAGGATAGCAATGACTGCTACGACCGTTTTACCAGAACCGACATCGCCTTGTACCAACCGATTCATCGGAGTGGATGATTGCAAATCGTTGAGGATGTCGTTGAGTACCCGCTGTTGGGCACCCGTTAATCGAAAGGGCAAAACTTGGTGGAATTGTTCAATCAGCTTCCCTCTGGCAGCCAAGATAGCGCTGGACTGCTTT
This genomic window from Coleofasciculus sp. FACHB-T130 contains:
- a CDS encoding aldo/keto reductase → MEKRQLGTSDIQISPIVMGTWQAGKKMWVGIEDTDTIKAIRGAFDAGITTVDTAEVYGEGHSEQIVAQALSDVRDQAVYATKVFANHLKYDQVIEACDRSLKNLKTDYIDLYQIHWPSGVFKSEIVPIEETMNALNHLKEQGKIRAIGVSNFSRAQLEEAAQYGRIDSLQPPYSLFWRWVEKDAMPYCVENKISILAYSSLAQGLLTGKFGSDHQFDPADNRAKNKLFQGENYERAQQALDKLRPIAERHQCSLAQLALAWLIAQPQTNAIAGARNTQQVIDNAKAGDIKLSTDELQEIDAIGRIVTDRLDDSPIMWNW
- a CDS encoding ATP-binding cassette domain-containing protein, which codes for MLRIEKLNKSYGTRAVLQELTLHIPPGEIYGLLGPNGAGKTTTINIICNLLRADSGEIKINNQPVSNATKNLIGVAPQENLLYKTLSCEENLHFFARIYGLTNQQRRQQVEASLAAVNLLDRAKSPVETLSGGMQRRLNIAVALVHQPKLIVLDEPTTGLDIEARYEIWELIRNLKNQGITILLTTHLLDEAERLCQKIGILKGGSILAEGSLTELRKLVPAVEVVVVETPEEEQAIARAEKYNFTPRRYGNDLAFWLPEHLELKEIISCFDGIPLDSIARQPVRLEHIYVEVTQG
- a CDS encoding ABC transporter permease is translated as MKYGRETLAVCQRILIELLRRRRSLIFWCIFPVSVLLINGVILAENAKLSMAEAFEKAAPSTLVGAALFFSCLGGSVATVVAEREQQTLKRLFISPLSGTSYFLGIFLAHSCIGVGQAILVYTIAAFWNAQFQGSIVLGILIIFLSIISYVGVGFILGTQFARRTEDVNALVAAFGVPLLILGGAFLPTSLFSKTLLKIARFNPIYHMNEALIGVSADGSGLGEIASHFWFLCVFAILMVVGGWLSYQRMLSLERRL
- the recG gene encoding ATP-dependent DNA helicase RecG, which codes for MQIESPDWLRLQKALSVEAERGFTDLMGKQYRFSEFLSLEFGKTPSFLPLIERHRWQEMASQFARYPNLTLSQRQHLVLETRRFLHQMQQVMERQARSRSHQRNEDNQQQVETIKSPPSPDTQAPRTTPLVQSNTAISLDQPLTSLPDVGVRKGGYLAKLDLHTVRDILFYYPRDHIDYARQVNISELESGETVTLIGTVKRCTCFSSPKNKKLTIMQVVLKDRTGQISLSRFFAGSRYSNRGWQEGIKNRYPQGAVVAASGLVKKSQYGLTLDDPQLEVLANPGDPIDSHTIGRVVPVYPLTEGVAADMVRQAVIAALPAAAQLKDPLPTVLRDGYGLMKLSDAIANIHFPADSAAKEAARRRLVFDEFFYLQLGFLLRRQAQRQKQSSAILAARGKLIEQFHQVLPFRLTGAQQRVLNDILNDLQSSTPMNRLVQGDVGSGKTVVAVIAILAAIQSGYQAALMAPTEVLAEQHYRKLVSWFNLLYLPVELLTGSTKTGKRRQIHAHLETGELPLLVGTHALIQEKVNFHKLGLVVIDEQHRFGVEQRALLQQKGEQPHVLTMTATPIPRTLALTVHGDLDVSQIDEMPPGRQAIHTTVFTGKERTNAYDLICREVAQGRQAYIVLPLIEESEKLDVRSAVEEHQRLSESIFPQFQVGLLHGRMTSAEKDEAITRFRDNQTQIIVSTTVIEVGVDVPNATVMMIENAERFGLSQLHQLRGRVGRGAAQSFCLLMSSTKTADARYRLNVLEQSQDGFFIAEMDMRLRGPGQVLGTRQSGVPDFALASLVEDQEVLNIARDAAEKVMAQDANLERSPLLKAELDYRYQRLMGGAILT